A genome region from Coffea arabica cultivar ET-39 chromosome 7e, Coffea Arabica ET-39 HiFi, whole genome shotgun sequence includes the following:
- the LOC140011051 gene encoding uncharacterized protein isoform X2: MVTVQACQLSLPNPSFSFLAQYSPPPHITSFLFDSNSNSLALHHSDTSLSLYPSLSPLSLSSFPSPSTLVPSPTSSAAFLHLLSNPNPRSIFITSSPFLGGTAVLFRFFIFHPTRKAFVKLKVRSNHTDLRFDDNKYGVVFAVSHGVSVKLAGGSNFFTMYSVSNSKIWVFAVKLEADFEEVKLMKCAVIDCVLPVFSMSVSSGHLILGEENGVRFFPLRPLVKGRVNREGRVSSSIIRRNLNGGMDNKDAGKLEVSKANKLQNGLVQGINGIDHAVHSSNSGRKNMGPEGAVSVVSNGQFEGKMDKQSESVKPRTMTLRQDTRDWGVCFIAFNGKQIESFRYVKMPVKSPKAISIHVLSLTKFLILDSDGDLHLMCLSNSVHGSECPFHTTQLTQTARVHKLAVLPGSQIIWISDGQYTVQMIVLTDEETSMSGTLGKESTQAIFVSEKIQEIIPLSANAILVLGQGGFVSKPLVIQKWMVNWCLLSFVGVDFKLQSSQYVMEYITTRTMISINFIHFMQSFCVSLRM, from the exons ATGGTAACCGTCCAAGCTTGTCAGCTTAGCCTCCCAAACCCATCTTTCTCCTTCCTTGCCCAGTATTCTCCACCTCCCCACATCACCTCTTTCCTCTTCGATTCCAATTCCAACTCCCTCGCCCTTCACCATTCCGACACCTCTTTGTCTCTTTACCCTTCTCTCtcccctctctccctctcttcctTCCCTTCTCCCTCCACTCTCGTCCCTTCTCCCACCTCCTCCGCTGCCTTCCTCCACCTCCTCTCTAACCCTAACCCTCGTTCTATTTTCATCACCTCCTCGCCTTTCCTCGGCGGCACAGCTGTTCTCTTCCGcttctttatttttcatccTACCCGGAAGGCGTTTGTGAAGCTCAAGGTTCGATCTAACCATACGGATTTGAGGTTCGATGATAACAAGTATGGCGTTGTTTTCGCGGTTTCTCATGGCGTTTCGGTGAAATTGGCGGGTGGGAGTAATTTTTTCACCATGTATTCTGTTTCGAATTCGAAGATTTGGGTTTTTGCTGTCAAATTGGAGGCGGATTTTGAAGAGGTGAAGTTGATGAAGTGTGCTGTGATTGATTGTGTCTTGCCGGTTTTTTCCATGAGTGTCTCGTCTGGGCATTTGATTTTGGGAGAAGAGAATGGGGTTAGGTTTTTCCCCTTGCGGCCACTGGTGAAAGGGAGGGTTAACAGAGAGGGGAGAGTGAGTAGTAGTATTATTAGGAGGAATTTAAATGGAGGAATGGACAACAAGGATGCTGGTAAGTTGGAAGTTAGCAAAGCTAATAAGCTGCAAAATGGGTTGGTTCAGGGAATAAATGGAATTGATCATGCGGTTCATTCTAGCAACTCTGGCCGCAAAAATATGGGGCCTGAAGGGGCAGTTAGTGTGGTTTCGAATGGCCAGTTTGAAGGAAAGATGGATAAGCAGTCTGAATCTG TGAAGCCGAGGACCATGACATTGAGACAAGATACTCGAGATTGGGGTGTGTGTTTCATAGCATTTAATGGCAAGCAAATTGAAAGTTTTCGATATGTCAAGATGCCAGTGAAGTCTCCAAAGGCAATATCAATCCATGTATTATCACTTACCAAGTTTCTAATCTTGGATTCTGATGGAGATCTTCATCTCATGTGCTTGTCCAATTCTGTGCATGGATCAGAATGTCCTTTTCATACAACACAGTTAACTCAGACCGCTAGAGTGCATAAACTGGCAGTTCTCCCTG GATCACAGATTATTTGGATATCAGATGGACAATATACTGTGCAGATGATTGTTCTGACTGATGAAGAGACTTCAATGAGTGGAACACTCGGAAAAGAGA GTACGCAAGCAATATTTGTCAGTGAAAAGATCCAAGAAATTATACCTTTGTCTGCCAATGCCATTTTGGTTCTTGGGCAAG GTGGTTTTGTCTCCAA GCCATTAGTTATCCAGAAATGGATGGTTAATTGGTGCCTGTTGAGTTTCGTGGGTGTTGA TTTCAAGCTTCAGTCATCCCAATACGTAATGGAATACATCACAACCAGGACAATGATCTCGA TCAATTTCATCCATTTCATGCAAAGCTTCTGTGTATCATTAAGGATGTAG
- the LOC140011051 gene encoding uncharacterized protein isoform X3, which produces MVTVQACQLSLPNPSFSFLAQYSPPPHITSFLFDSNSNSLALHHSDTSLSLYPSLSPLSLSSFPSPSTLVPSPTSSAAFLHLLSNPNPRSIFITSSPFLGGTAVLFRFFIFHPTRKAFVKLKVRSNHTDLRFDDNKYGVVFAVSHGVSVKLAGGSNFFTMYSVSNSKIWVFAVKLEADFEEVKLMKCAVIDCVLPVFSMSVSSGHLILGEENGVRFFPLRPLVKGRVNREGRVSSSIIRRNLNGGMDNKDAGKLEVSKANKLQNGLVQGINGIDHAVHSSNSGRKNMGPEGAVSVVSNGQFEGKMDKQSESVKPRTMTLRQDTRDWGVCFIAFNGKQIESFRYVKMPVKSPKAISIHVLSLTKFLILDSDGDLHLMCLSNSVHGSECPFHTTQLTQTARVHKLAVLPGSQIIWISDGQYTVQMIVLTDEETSMSGTLGKESTQAIFVSEKIQEIIPLSANAILVLGQGGFVSNFKLQSSQYVMEYITTRTMISRCSSVAVSRVLKLEMFKSLIKTSSECYGPAA; this is translated from the exons ATGGTAACCGTCCAAGCTTGTCAGCTTAGCCTCCCAAACCCATCTTTCTCCTTCCTTGCCCAGTATTCTCCACCTCCCCACATCACCTCTTTCCTCTTCGATTCCAATTCCAACTCCCTCGCCCTTCACCATTCCGACACCTCTTTGTCTCTTTACCCTTCTCTCtcccctctctccctctcttcctTCCCTTCTCCCTCCACTCTCGTCCCTTCTCCCACCTCCTCCGCTGCCTTCCTCCACCTCCTCTCTAACCCTAACCCTCGTTCTATTTTCATCACCTCCTCGCCTTTCCTCGGCGGCACAGCTGTTCTCTTCCGcttctttatttttcatccTACCCGGAAGGCGTTTGTGAAGCTCAAGGTTCGATCTAACCATACGGATTTGAGGTTCGATGATAACAAGTATGGCGTTGTTTTCGCGGTTTCTCATGGCGTTTCGGTGAAATTGGCGGGTGGGAGTAATTTTTTCACCATGTATTCTGTTTCGAATTCGAAGATTTGGGTTTTTGCTGTCAAATTGGAGGCGGATTTTGAAGAGGTGAAGTTGATGAAGTGTGCTGTGATTGATTGTGTCTTGCCGGTTTTTTCCATGAGTGTCTCGTCTGGGCATTTGATTTTGGGAGAAGAGAATGGGGTTAGGTTTTTCCCCTTGCGGCCACTGGTGAAAGGGAGGGTTAACAGAGAGGGGAGAGTGAGTAGTAGTATTATTAGGAGGAATTTAAATGGAGGAATGGACAACAAGGATGCTGGTAAGTTGGAAGTTAGCAAAGCTAATAAGCTGCAAAATGGGTTGGTTCAGGGAATAAATGGAATTGATCATGCGGTTCATTCTAGCAACTCTGGCCGCAAAAATATGGGGCCTGAAGGGGCAGTTAGTGTGGTTTCGAATGGCCAGTTTGAAGGAAAGATGGATAAGCAGTCTGAATCTG TGAAGCCGAGGACCATGACATTGAGACAAGATACTCGAGATTGGGGTGTGTGTTTCATAGCATTTAATGGCAAGCAAATTGAAAGTTTTCGATATGTCAAGATGCCAGTGAAGTCTCCAAAGGCAATATCAATCCATGTATTATCACTTACCAAGTTTCTAATCTTGGATTCTGATGGAGATCTTCATCTCATGTGCTTGTCCAATTCTGTGCATGGATCAGAATGTCCTTTTCATACAACACAGTTAACTCAGACCGCTAGAGTGCATAAACTGGCAGTTCTCCCTG GATCACAGATTATTTGGATATCAGATGGACAATATACTGTGCAGATGATTGTTCTGACTGATGAAGAGACTTCAATGAGTGGAACACTCGGAAAAGAGA GTACGCAAGCAATATTTGTCAGTGAAAAGATCCAAGAAATTATACCTTTGTCTGCCAATGCCATTTTGGTTCTTGGGCAAG GTGGTTTTGTCTCCAA TTTCAAGCTTCAGTCATCCCAATACGTAATGGAATACATCACAACCAGGACAATGATCTCGA GATGTAGTAGTGTGGCTGTCAGCAGAGTTCTGAAGCTTGAGATGTTCAAGTCTCTCATCAAGACATCAAGCGAATGCTACGGGCCTGCTGCTTGA
- the LOC140011051 gene encoding uncharacterized protein isoform X5 gives MVTVQACQLSLPNPSFSFLAQYSPPPHITSFLFDSNSNSLALHHSDTSLSLYPSLSPLSLSSFPSPSTLVPSPTSSAAFLHLLSNPNPRSIFITSSPFLGGTAVLFRFFIFHPTRKAFVKLKVRSNHTDLRFDDNKYGVVFAVSHGVSVKLAGGSNFFTMYSVSNSKIWVFAVKLEADFEEVKLMKCAVIDCVLPVFSMSVSSGHLILGEENGVRFFPLRPLVKGRVNREGRVSSSIIRRNLNGGMDNKDAGKLEVSKANKLQNGLVQGINGIDHAVHSSNSGRKNMGPEGAVSVVSNGQFEGKMDKQSESVKPRTMTLRQDTRDWGVCFIAFNGKQIESFRYVKMPVKSPKAISIHVLSLTKFLILDSDGDLHLMCLSNSVHGSECPFHTTQLTQTARVHKLAVLPGSQIIWISDGQYTVQMIVLTDEETSMSGTLGKESTQAIFVSEKIQEIIPLSANAILVLGQVSSFSHPNT, from the exons ATGGTAACCGTCCAAGCTTGTCAGCTTAGCCTCCCAAACCCATCTTTCTCCTTCCTTGCCCAGTATTCTCCACCTCCCCACATCACCTCTTTCCTCTTCGATTCCAATTCCAACTCCCTCGCCCTTCACCATTCCGACACCTCTTTGTCTCTTTACCCTTCTCTCtcccctctctccctctcttcctTCCCTTCTCCCTCCACTCTCGTCCCTTCTCCCACCTCCTCCGCTGCCTTCCTCCACCTCCTCTCTAACCCTAACCCTCGTTCTATTTTCATCACCTCCTCGCCTTTCCTCGGCGGCACAGCTGTTCTCTTCCGcttctttatttttcatccTACCCGGAAGGCGTTTGTGAAGCTCAAGGTTCGATCTAACCATACGGATTTGAGGTTCGATGATAACAAGTATGGCGTTGTTTTCGCGGTTTCTCATGGCGTTTCGGTGAAATTGGCGGGTGGGAGTAATTTTTTCACCATGTATTCTGTTTCGAATTCGAAGATTTGGGTTTTTGCTGTCAAATTGGAGGCGGATTTTGAAGAGGTGAAGTTGATGAAGTGTGCTGTGATTGATTGTGTCTTGCCGGTTTTTTCCATGAGTGTCTCGTCTGGGCATTTGATTTTGGGAGAAGAGAATGGGGTTAGGTTTTTCCCCTTGCGGCCACTGGTGAAAGGGAGGGTTAACAGAGAGGGGAGAGTGAGTAGTAGTATTATTAGGAGGAATTTAAATGGAGGAATGGACAACAAGGATGCTGGTAAGTTGGAAGTTAGCAAAGCTAATAAGCTGCAAAATGGGTTGGTTCAGGGAATAAATGGAATTGATCATGCGGTTCATTCTAGCAACTCTGGCCGCAAAAATATGGGGCCTGAAGGGGCAGTTAGTGTGGTTTCGAATGGCCAGTTTGAAGGAAAGATGGATAAGCAGTCTGAATCTG TGAAGCCGAGGACCATGACATTGAGACAAGATACTCGAGATTGGGGTGTGTGTTTCATAGCATTTAATGGCAAGCAAATTGAAAGTTTTCGATATGTCAAGATGCCAGTGAAGTCTCCAAAGGCAATATCAATCCATGTATTATCACTTACCAAGTTTCTAATCTTGGATTCTGATGGAGATCTTCATCTCATGTGCTTGTCCAATTCTGTGCATGGATCAGAATGTCCTTTTCATACAACACAGTTAACTCAGACCGCTAGAGTGCATAAACTGGCAGTTCTCCCTG GATCACAGATTATTTGGATATCAGATGGACAATATACTGTGCAGATGATTGTTCTGACTGATGAAGAGACTTCAATGAGTGGAACACTCGGAAAAGAGA GTACGCAAGCAATATTTGTCAGTGAAAAGATCCAAGAAATTATACCTTTGTCTGCCAATGCCATTTTGGTTCTTGGGCAAG TTTCAAGCTTCAGTCATCCCAATACGTAA
- the LOC113699353 gene encoding allene oxide cyclase, chloroplastic-like, producing the protein MAAASSTSAAFRAASSSVKLLTSSSPTAQNILSFKPFSNPLISNNFRLTANSAATCRSFTCKSQSTPSDSTPTKVQELNVYEINERDRGSPAFLKLSQKDVNSLGDLIPFTNKIYSGSLQKRLGITAGICILIKHEPEKKGDRYEAIFSFYFGGYGHIAVQGPYLTYEDTYLAVTGGSGIFEGAYGQVKLQQLVFPFKLFYTFYLKGIPDLPSELLGPPVTPSPAVEPSAAAKGCEAGATVSNFTN; encoded by the exons ATGGCTGCCGCTTCTTCAACCTCCGCTGCTTTCAGGGCCGCTTCTTCCTCCGTAAAGCTGCTAACCAGCTCCTCCCCCACCGCCCAAAATATTCTTAGCTTTAAGCCCTTCTCTAACCCCTTGATCTCTAACAACTTTCGCCTCACCGCCAACTCTGCAGCCACCTGCAGATCTTTCACGTGCAAGAGCCAGAGCACCCCATCAGACTCAACACCAA CTAAAGTTCAAGAACTGAATGTCTACGAGATCAACGAACGTGACCGCGGAAGCCCTGCCTTTCTGAAATTGAGCCAAAAAGACGTTAATTCTCTAGGCGATCTCATCCCTTTCACCAACAAA ATATACAGCGGGAGCCTGCAGAAACGGTTAGGGATCACAGCAGGAATTTGCATTCTGATCAAGCACGAACCCGAGAAAAAGGGTGACCGGTACGAAGCAATTTTCAGCTTTTATTTCGGTGGCTATGGTCACATAGCCGTTCAGGGGCCTTACCTGACCTACGAGGACACCTACCTAGCCGTGACCGGTGGATCAGGGATTTTTGAAGGGGCGTACGGTCAAGTCAAACTGCAGCAGCTTGTGTTCCCTTTCAAGCTGTTCTACACTTTCTACTTGAAGGGTATACCGGATCTACCTAGTGAGCTACTGGGACCTCCGGTTACTCCGTCGCCCGCGGTGGAGCCATCAGCTGCTGCAAAGGGTTGTGAGGCCGGGGCCACCGTTTCCAATTTCACAAACTAA
- the LOC140011051 gene encoding uncharacterized protein isoform X4 produces the protein MVTVQACQLSLPNPSFSFLAQYSPPPHITSFLFDSNSNSLALHHSDTSLSLYPSLSPLSLSSFPSPSTLVPSPTSSAAFLHLLSNPNPRSIFITSSPFLGGTAVLFRFFIFHPTRKAFVKLKVRSNHTDLRFDDNKYGVVFAVSHGVSVKLAGGSNFFTMYSVSNSKIWVFAVKLEADFEEVKLMKCAVIDCVLPVFSMSVSSGHLILGEENGVRFFPLRPLVKGRVNREGRVSSSIIRRNLNGGMDNKDAGKLEVSKANKLQNGLVQGINGIDHAVHSSNSGRKNMGPEGAVSVVSNGQFEGKMDKQSESVKPRTMTLRQDTRDWGVCFIAFNGKQIESFRYVKMPVKSPKAISIHVLSLTKFLILDSDGDLHLMCLSNSVHGSECPFHTTQLTQTARVHKLAVLPGSQIIWISDGQYTVQMIVLTDEETSMSGTLGKESTQAIFVSEKIQEIIPLSANAILVLGQGGFVSNFKLQSSQYVMEYITTRTMISINFIHFMQSFCVSLRM, from the exons ATGGTAACCGTCCAAGCTTGTCAGCTTAGCCTCCCAAACCCATCTTTCTCCTTCCTTGCCCAGTATTCTCCACCTCCCCACATCACCTCTTTCCTCTTCGATTCCAATTCCAACTCCCTCGCCCTTCACCATTCCGACACCTCTTTGTCTCTTTACCCTTCTCTCtcccctctctccctctcttcctTCCCTTCTCCCTCCACTCTCGTCCCTTCTCCCACCTCCTCCGCTGCCTTCCTCCACCTCCTCTCTAACCCTAACCCTCGTTCTATTTTCATCACCTCCTCGCCTTTCCTCGGCGGCACAGCTGTTCTCTTCCGcttctttatttttcatccTACCCGGAAGGCGTTTGTGAAGCTCAAGGTTCGATCTAACCATACGGATTTGAGGTTCGATGATAACAAGTATGGCGTTGTTTTCGCGGTTTCTCATGGCGTTTCGGTGAAATTGGCGGGTGGGAGTAATTTTTTCACCATGTATTCTGTTTCGAATTCGAAGATTTGGGTTTTTGCTGTCAAATTGGAGGCGGATTTTGAAGAGGTGAAGTTGATGAAGTGTGCTGTGATTGATTGTGTCTTGCCGGTTTTTTCCATGAGTGTCTCGTCTGGGCATTTGATTTTGGGAGAAGAGAATGGGGTTAGGTTTTTCCCCTTGCGGCCACTGGTGAAAGGGAGGGTTAACAGAGAGGGGAGAGTGAGTAGTAGTATTATTAGGAGGAATTTAAATGGAGGAATGGACAACAAGGATGCTGGTAAGTTGGAAGTTAGCAAAGCTAATAAGCTGCAAAATGGGTTGGTTCAGGGAATAAATGGAATTGATCATGCGGTTCATTCTAGCAACTCTGGCCGCAAAAATATGGGGCCTGAAGGGGCAGTTAGTGTGGTTTCGAATGGCCAGTTTGAAGGAAAGATGGATAAGCAGTCTGAATCTG TGAAGCCGAGGACCATGACATTGAGACAAGATACTCGAGATTGGGGTGTGTGTTTCATAGCATTTAATGGCAAGCAAATTGAAAGTTTTCGATATGTCAAGATGCCAGTGAAGTCTCCAAAGGCAATATCAATCCATGTATTATCACTTACCAAGTTTCTAATCTTGGATTCTGATGGAGATCTTCATCTCATGTGCTTGTCCAATTCTGTGCATGGATCAGAATGTCCTTTTCATACAACACAGTTAACTCAGACCGCTAGAGTGCATAAACTGGCAGTTCTCCCTG GATCACAGATTATTTGGATATCAGATGGACAATATACTGTGCAGATGATTGTTCTGACTGATGAAGAGACTTCAATGAGTGGAACACTCGGAAAAGAGA GTACGCAAGCAATATTTGTCAGTGAAAAGATCCAAGAAATTATACCTTTGTCTGCCAATGCCATTTTGGTTCTTGGGCAAG GTGGTTTTGTCTCCAA TTTCAAGCTTCAGTCATCCCAATACGTAATGGAATACATCACAACCAGGACAATGATCTCGA TCAATTTCATCCATTTCATGCAAAGCTTCTGTGTATCATTAAGGATGTAG
- the LOC140011051 gene encoding uncharacterized protein isoform X1 gives MVTVQACQLSLPNPSFSFLAQYSPPPHITSFLFDSNSNSLALHHSDTSLSLYPSLSPLSLSSFPSPSTLVPSPTSSAAFLHLLSNPNPRSIFITSSPFLGGTAVLFRFFIFHPTRKAFVKLKVRSNHTDLRFDDNKYGVVFAVSHGVSVKLAGGSNFFTMYSVSNSKIWVFAVKLEADFEEVKLMKCAVIDCVLPVFSMSVSSGHLILGEENGVRFFPLRPLVKGRVNREGRVSSSIIRRNLNGGMDNKDAGKLEVSKANKLQNGLVQGINGIDHAVHSSNSGRKNMGPEGAVSVVSNGQFEGKMDKQSESVKPRTMTLRQDTRDWGVCFIAFNGKQIESFRYVKMPVKSPKAISIHVLSLTKFLILDSDGDLHLMCLSNSVHGSECPFHTTQLTQTARVHKLAVLPGSQIIWISDGQYTVQMIVLTDEETSMSGTLGKESTQAIFVSEKIQEIIPLSANAILVLGQGGFVSKPLVIQKWMVNWCLLSFVGVDFKLQSSQYVMEYITTRTMISRCSSVAVSRVLKLEMFKSLIKTSSECYGPAA, from the exons ATGGTAACCGTCCAAGCTTGTCAGCTTAGCCTCCCAAACCCATCTTTCTCCTTCCTTGCCCAGTATTCTCCACCTCCCCACATCACCTCTTTCCTCTTCGATTCCAATTCCAACTCCCTCGCCCTTCACCATTCCGACACCTCTTTGTCTCTTTACCCTTCTCTCtcccctctctccctctcttcctTCCCTTCTCCCTCCACTCTCGTCCCTTCTCCCACCTCCTCCGCTGCCTTCCTCCACCTCCTCTCTAACCCTAACCCTCGTTCTATTTTCATCACCTCCTCGCCTTTCCTCGGCGGCACAGCTGTTCTCTTCCGcttctttatttttcatccTACCCGGAAGGCGTTTGTGAAGCTCAAGGTTCGATCTAACCATACGGATTTGAGGTTCGATGATAACAAGTATGGCGTTGTTTTCGCGGTTTCTCATGGCGTTTCGGTGAAATTGGCGGGTGGGAGTAATTTTTTCACCATGTATTCTGTTTCGAATTCGAAGATTTGGGTTTTTGCTGTCAAATTGGAGGCGGATTTTGAAGAGGTGAAGTTGATGAAGTGTGCTGTGATTGATTGTGTCTTGCCGGTTTTTTCCATGAGTGTCTCGTCTGGGCATTTGATTTTGGGAGAAGAGAATGGGGTTAGGTTTTTCCCCTTGCGGCCACTGGTGAAAGGGAGGGTTAACAGAGAGGGGAGAGTGAGTAGTAGTATTATTAGGAGGAATTTAAATGGAGGAATGGACAACAAGGATGCTGGTAAGTTGGAAGTTAGCAAAGCTAATAAGCTGCAAAATGGGTTGGTTCAGGGAATAAATGGAATTGATCATGCGGTTCATTCTAGCAACTCTGGCCGCAAAAATATGGGGCCTGAAGGGGCAGTTAGTGTGGTTTCGAATGGCCAGTTTGAAGGAAAGATGGATAAGCAGTCTGAATCTG TGAAGCCGAGGACCATGACATTGAGACAAGATACTCGAGATTGGGGTGTGTGTTTCATAGCATTTAATGGCAAGCAAATTGAAAGTTTTCGATATGTCAAGATGCCAGTGAAGTCTCCAAAGGCAATATCAATCCATGTATTATCACTTACCAAGTTTCTAATCTTGGATTCTGATGGAGATCTTCATCTCATGTGCTTGTCCAATTCTGTGCATGGATCAGAATGTCCTTTTCATACAACACAGTTAACTCAGACCGCTAGAGTGCATAAACTGGCAGTTCTCCCTG GATCACAGATTATTTGGATATCAGATGGACAATATACTGTGCAGATGATTGTTCTGACTGATGAAGAGACTTCAATGAGTGGAACACTCGGAAAAGAGA GTACGCAAGCAATATTTGTCAGTGAAAAGATCCAAGAAATTATACCTTTGTCTGCCAATGCCATTTTGGTTCTTGGGCAAG GTGGTTTTGTCTCCAA GCCATTAGTTATCCAGAAATGGATGGTTAATTGGTGCCTGTTGAGTTTCGTGGGTGTTGA TTTCAAGCTTCAGTCATCCCAATACGTAATGGAATACATCACAACCAGGACAATGATCTCGA GATGTAGTAGTGTGGCTGTCAGCAGAGTTCTGAAGCTTGAGATGTTCAAGTCTCTCATCAAGACATCAAGCGAATGCTACGGGCCTGCTGCTTGA